The Setaria italica strain Yugu1 chromosome IX, Setaria_italica_v2.0, whole genome shotgun sequence genome has a window encoding:
- the LOC101762860 gene encoding uncharacterized protein LOC101762860 yields MGISMMRMHVVVVCSVVGFLGLVVVILGVAAEAATAQAWVSAGEIDIDDGGLNVKCVYRATPALGCGIVAALLALTSQVAVTYASLCSWCCRTWELPKETRRIVGIALSAVSWIIVIIVVALFIAGAAMNTDQKRGLTADEKCPIDPGSALFAAATVFSVVATGLQIGSCVLLLATPPKGSTKPLATQQQDLATGQPESQQSAEVVVAGGDPPPPSAPSLSSETKSQV; encoded by the exons ATGGGGATCAGCATGATGCGGATGCACGTGGTGGTGGTGTGCTCCGTGGTGGGCTTCCTaggcctcgtcgtcgtcatcctcggagtcgccgccgaggccgccaccGCGCAGGCGTGGGTCTCGGCCGGCGAAATAGACATCGACGACGGCGGCCTCAACGTCAAGTGCGTGTACCGGGCCACGCCGGCACTGGGCTGCGGTATCGTGGCGGCGCTGCTCGCGCTCACGTCTCAGGTCGCCGTTACCTACGCCAGCCTCTGTAGCTGGTGCTGCCGGACATGGGAGCTCCCCAAGGAGACGAGGCGCATCGTCGGCATCGCCCTGTCCGCCGTCTCATG GATCATCGTGATCATAGTGGTGGCACTGTTCATCGCGGGCGCAGCGATGAACACGGACCAGAAGAGAGGCCTCACCGCCGACGAGAAATGCCCCATCGACCCCGGCAGCGCGTTGTTCGCCGCGGCGACGGTGTTTTCTGTGGTGGCCACCGGCTTGCAGATCGGCTCCTGCGTCCTGCTCCTGGCGACGCCGCCGAAAGGCTCCACGAAACCGCTGGCCACGCAGCAGCAGGACTTGGCCACGGGGCAGCCGGAGTCGCAGCAAAGTGCAGAGGTGGTGGTAGCAGGTGGTGACCCCCCGCCGCCTTCAGCTCCTTCCTTGTCGTCTGAAACTAAAAGCcaagtttga